The Streptomyces sp. ALI-76-A nucleotide sequence CATCGCTCATCCACGCCGGCCTTGTACCCCGGCTGCGCGAGCGTGGGGACTACAGCATCGCCTCGCTGGTCCCGGAGCCGGCTCTGGGAGCGGAACTCATGCTTGCTTCCGCCCTGCTGCCCCTGCTCAACACGCCGGACGACGTGATCAAGCCGCTCGACCGACTCGAACAGGTCGAACGGCTCGCCGGACGACTGCGGGAGGGGGCGACCGCTCCGGTCGTCCGGGAGTTGCTCACCCGCTCCGGGACGGCCCAGCTCGCCCTGATCGTAGATCAGTTCGAGATGTTGTTCCGCTGCTCGCCCGACGCGGCCGATGCCTTGGTCGACCAGTTGGTGGTGATGACCGGATGGCGCACCGCGGACGGCGGACCGTTGGTGCGGCTGGTCTTCGCCCTGCGACTGGACTTCCTCAAGGCCATGCAGCGCTTCCCTGTTCTGGGGCGGGTGTGCGAGGCGGCGCCGGTCCTCGTCGACCGTCTGGCCGAAGACCAGCTCCGTGAGGTGGTGCTGTCCCCGATCGCCTCACTGCACGGGGCCGTGCGTTTCGAGGAACTGCTCGCCGAGCGGTTGCTCTCGGACGCGGGCCGCAGCCCCGGCGCGCTGCCTCTGCTCGAGTTCACCCTCACCCTGCTGTGGGAGCAACAGCGTCAGGGTGTCCTCGGGCACGCCGCCTACGAGGAGATCGGCCGCGTCGCCGGCGCCCTCGCGTCGCATGCCGAGCGCGTCGTCAAGGAACGGCTGGGTGACGTGCGTGACGAGGTGCGGCGACTGTTCGTACAGCTTGTTCGCCCAGGGGACGGAGGTCTCGACAACCCGGTCGACACCGGGCGCGTCGCACGCCGCACGGAGCTGCACCCCGCCTGCTGGGAGGCCGCGCAACTACTGGCCGTACAGCGGCTGGTGCACCTCGATCGCGCGTCCGACGGCGTGGAGACGGTCGCGCTCGCCCATGAAGCGCTGCTGGAGCACTGGCCTGCGCTGCGTTCCTGGGTCGACGCCGACCGCGGCTTCCGGAACTGGCAGGAACACGTGCGCGAGCGCGTCGCTCGCTGGGAGCACAGCGGCCGCGAACACGCCCTGTTGATGCGCGGTTCCGAACTCAGGCACGCGCGGGAGCACCTGCGCGGCCGGCCGGACGACATCTCCGGGAGCGAACGCGCATACCTCGGCGCGAGCCAGGAGTGGCGTCGGCGCCGGAGGTTACGCAGAGCCGTCGCCGCGGCGGCGGTCACGGCGGTGATGGCGACCCTGGCCGGCATCGGAGCGCACTCGGTACGTGGCAGTAAGGCCGCCGAACTGTCCGCCGGCCTCGTGCAGCAGGCCCGGAGCGAGGCGGACTCCCACCGGGAGAAGGCCGCGCTCCTGTCCGTCGCCGCCTGGCGCACCGCGTCCACCCAACAGGCACACGACAACCTGTTCGCCCGCTATCTGGCCGATGCCCCGTACGACGCGGTCCTGCCCGCGGGCGGGGAGGTCGCGGACACAGCGCTGGACGACTCCGGCGAGGTCGTGGCGGTACGCAACGTGGCGGGTGGGCTCACGGTGTGGCGTGTCGAGGCCGGCGGTCCCTCCCTGATCATCCGGATGGACGACGTATCGGCCGTCGCGGTCAGTCCTGACGGCACCCGGCTGGGTGTGGGCGGCGACGGCAACCGCATCAGGATCTGGGACCTGCGCAGGAACAGAACCCTGCTCACCCTGCGAGGCGCGACGAGCACCACCAGCACCGCTCAGGCAGTGGACGAACTGCGCTTCGACCGCACGGGACGCCGCCTGCTGACCCATCCTCCGCAGGACGACACGGCCCAGGTCTGGAACCTCGACCGACCCACCGCCGCGCCCCTCACCCTGGAACCGCTGCCCGAGGGATCACCCACCGGGTTCGTCTTCGACGCGGACGGCAGACACGTCGTGGCCTCCGACCCGGGGGCCTGGCCCCAGGGCGTCTGGGACGCGCGCTCCGGCCGCCGGATCGCCGTCCCCGGCTCGGCGGAGCCGAAGTTCGCCCCGGGCCCCCGCCCCGTGGGCACGACGTGTGCCGGCGGCACGTGGCGGCTGACCGACGTCTCCGCCGGCAGCCCCGACCCGCGTCTCTTCCAGGGCCTGCCCTGCGACACCGAGAACCTGACGACCGGCGAGTTGGTCGGCATCTCCGACCAGGTCGTCCTGGCACGCGACAACGCAGAGGTGACGGTGCACGACGCCGCCACCGGACAACGCCTTCTCGTCCTGGCCGAGGACGGTGCCAAGGGCAGCCGCACCCGCTACGCCCTGGCCGGCGCGAGCCGCCGCATGGCCTTCGCCCGCGGGACGGAAGTACTGGTGACCACTCCCCCGGCGCCCGGCTCCCTCTCGACCTCCGGCATCTTCGTCACCGGCCACGACGAGGAGGCCGCGCACTTCTCCCCGTCCGGCCGCCATCTGGTCACGGTGGGCGTCGGCGGGGCGGTCGCGGTCTGGGACCCGACGACCGGACGGCGGCGGGCTTCCGTCGGTGGCGGCGGGTACCAGAGGTCAGCGCGGCTTGCGTTCGACGCCGAGGAGAAGACGCTGGCCGTGAATGAGGCCTCCGCGCGGGCGGTCACGCTCTACAGCCTGCCCTCCCTCCGGGTACTACGGCGGATACACGTCGATCTGCCCCTCAGGGCGGCGCCCCAGGCCACGGAGCTCCGCAACCTGGGATTCACCCGGCACGGCCGCCTGGTCGCCCTGGTGGGAGGTGCCTTCTCGCAGTGGGACGTCACAACCGGCCGCAAGGTGGGCGAGACGCTGCTGTTCCGGGAGAACTCGGATGTCGAACGAGCCCGGTACGCGACCACGCTGGCAGCCGACCCGGCGTCCGAGCGCGTCGCCGTGACGACCCCCGACCTGCGCGGCGTGGAGGTCTGGGATCTCCGCCATCGACGGCGGGTCTCCGTGGTCCTGCCCCGTTTCCGCGCTCCGCTCGCCGATCGGAACGCCGTGCGGTTCAGCGGCGACGGCCGGCGTCTGCTGCTGATCGGCAAGGACGGCAGTGCGGAGGTGTGGGATGCCAAGGGTGACCACCGCGAGACCACCATCCCCCCGGACATCGCCCGTGCCACGATGTTCCTCTCGGGCGGCGACGAGACCGTCAGCGTCAGGCGGGACGTCGTCGAGCGATGGGGCCCGGGTGGACTCATAGCCCGAACCCGTATACCCGCAGCCGCTCACGTTCGGGCCGTCGTGCCCTCTCCCGACGGTGAGCATCTGTTGCTGAGTGTGCCGGTGAACACCGCTCAGGGGACCGAGCCGGGCTTCGGGACGACGGCCGTCTTCCAGCTGACACAGGCATCCGCCTCTGACTGGGCCGCCGAACTCTGCTCACACGTCACACGCGACATCTCCCGGGAGGACCTGAACACTATGCGGTACGGAATGCTGGAGCGGGTCTTTCTGGGGGTGACGGCGTGCGGCGAGCAGTGAGATCCCCGGCAACGGCGGCGGTGCTCTGCCTGACGCTGGTGACGGCGTGCGGAGCGTCGGAGGACAAGGCACAACCGGAGTCGAGCCCGTCCGTCTCCCTGTGGGGTACCGCGGGCCCGCCCGCGGGGAAGCCCCCGAAGGGCGGAACGGAGCCCTTCGACGCGGACCGGGCGGTGCTCCGCATCAAGCGCCTGGGATACACGGCCGACACCAAGGCCGGCACGTTGAAGAACCTCCGTGGACCCTTTCGCGCGATCCACGCCCACTGCTCCGGCAGCGTCGACGGGACATGCGTCTCCGTGTTCTTCTTCTACGGCAACGAGTACGCGGGGTACGACGTGCCCGCGGCCGCCCAATCAGCCATCGTCAGCCAGGACGGAGAGACGGTCACCCTGTCCTACCCCCGTTACCTGCCGACGGATCCGCAGTGCTGTCATTCCGGCGGCGAACGTGAGTACCGGGCGCGCTGGAAGGACGGCAAGGTGGTCTTCTCACCACCCCTGCCCGAGAATCCCAACTACCCGGACACGTGAACCGGGAGCGCCCTCCTTTGAGCTGGCCGGCGTCTGCTCTGCGACACGGGCGCGGGCGTGGACGCGCTGGGGAACAGGGGTGGCCGGGCTCGTCGGCTCGGTCGGCGAGCCCGGCCTGCGGGATGCCGGTCACCCTGCCTTTCGTCGGGTCAGTTGATGCGGACGATCTTCCAGAGCTGGTCGTCCACGTCGACGCTGTTCCACTGGACGACGGCAGCGCCGTCGGTGGTGGACGACTGGGCGACGCCCGCGACGAGGGCGCTGTTCACGTTGCGGAGTTTGTAGTAGCCATCGCCCGCGTCGGTGAGGGTCCACCTCTGGGAGGCGGCGCTGGAGGCGGTGTTCTGGACGACCGCGGCACCCGCGGTGCTGGAGGAGGCGCGGATGTCCAGGTTCAGGTTGCTGGTGACGTTCTTGACGGTCCAGACTCCGCTGCCGGCGGACTGGAAGGTGAACATCTGGCAGGCGCACGCGGAGTTGCGCCACTGCTGGGCGGCGGTGCCGGCGGTGGTCGATCCCTGGGGGATGTCGAGATACTTGCCGCTGTTCTTGTTGACCAGGACGTACTGCCCGGTGCCCAGCGGCGGCAGAGCGACCTGCGTCAGGTTCCACCGCTGGCACGCACAGCCGCTGCTCTCCCACTGGGCGGCGGCGGTGCCGACAGCGGTGGAGGCGTTGGGGATCTCGAGCAGTCTGCCCGTGATGCGGTTGGTGACGGTGTAGCCCCCGGCGGGGTGCGGGGCGACAGCCCACTCGTGGTCGAGGGTGCCGTTGTCGTCCCACTGCAGGACCCTCGCACCGTTGGCCGTGGACTGGTTCTCCACACCCAGAACCTTGCCGCTGGCGACATTGCGGACCTTGAAGAAGCCCGACGACTGCCGCTCGAAACGCCACTGCTGGTCAGTGGCGTCGGTGGAGTTCTGCTGAGTCGCGGTGGTGCCGTTGGTCGCGGTGCCACCGGCGATGGTGAGCTTCAGGCCGCTGCCCGCGTTCGACGCGGTGTAGGTGGCGCCGTCGGAGATCCCACCACCCAGGTCGATCGTGCTGTAGGTGACGGAGTTCAGACCGGTGGAGCGCAACAGGCCACCGCTCGTCACCAGCAGGCTGTGGCCGTCGGCCAGGGGAAGCAGGCCGCGGCTGTAACCGGGGGCGACGTTGGACTGGATGCGGGTCCAGGCGTTCGAGGCTCCGTTCTGGGTGTTGAGGAACAGGTCACCGGTGCTGTGGGCGGTCACGACGAGGGTGCCGTTCGGGCCGCCGGTGGGCAGCCAGGTGACGAAGGGGGCGCTGGTGGGAACGTTGCCGTCGGTCGACCTCAGCACCCGGCCGGTGGCGGTGCCGAACGCCTCAGGATCGGAGGAGACCTTGTAGTAGACGGCGAAATTCCCTTCCGGGGCACCGCCGTGCTCGTACGTCATGACGTAGTTGCCGTTGGGCAGCCGGGTGACCACCGGCATGCCGGGCCGGTCGCTGTAGGCGGGCGCCGCCACGTCGTCCACGACGGGGCCCCAGTTGCGGACGTCCGTGGAGACCTGGTGCACGATCTTCTGGCCGTGGTCGGGGTCGCGCTGGTCGGAGTAGTAGACGATCAGCTTGTTGCCGGAGACGAGGAAGAACGGTTCCCAGACGGGGGTGTAGCCGTTCTCGGCGTGCGCCTCGCCACCGGTGGCGATGTTGGTGACGAAGGTCCACGTCTGCCCGCGGTCGGTGCTGGCGTACAGGTCGATCTTGCTGCCTCCCCGGTCGGCGGGGACGGAGTCACCCGCCGCCAGGATGGTGCCGGCGGGAAAACCGCCCATGGCCCTGGGCAGTTCGAACAGCTCGGGCTGCCAGCGCATGCCCCAGCCGTTCTGGGTGTCGGCGACGTCGGAGATCTTCGTCCAGGACGTCCCGTTGTTGGTGCTGCGGTAGACCGGGAAGACGGGGCGGCTGTCGGTGTACTGCTCGAAGGTGGCGAGCATGGTGCCGTTGGCCGAGCCGTTGTGCTGTAGACGCAGCGCTCGCGGGTAGAGCGCGCCCGGGGCGGGCGCGCCCGCCGGCGGCGTGTACATCGTCTGCGAGGGGCTGGAGATGGCGCCCGCCGGGCCGGCGGCGGGCAGGACCAGTGTCCCCACCGCGACGATCAGCGCGAACAGTGCGGACAGGAGCGTGACGGTACGGGAACGTGGAGCGGCGCCCGGTATGGCGCCTGGCTGTACGGGGGACATAGTGCGGCTCCGATGAGGGGAGAGAGGTGGGTTTCGGTGCCCGTCGCCCCTGGACGGAGTCGGCGGGAGGCGACGGAGTTCGTCGGGCGCGTCGCCCGGGGATCGACCGGACGACACTGAACGGGCGCGGCATGCGAGCGATGCGCGGCGCGGCGCGCAGAGGGAAGGCGGAACTGGATGCCCAGGGCGTGTGGGGCCACGCCAGGGTGGTGGCATGGGGGCGGTGCCTCACTCGGTGCGCGGATCCGTCCGGCCCTCAGGGTCCTCGCACGGGTGGGTCACTCGCCGGTGGCGGTTCGGTGCCGGGCTTCTCGATGGCGTGGAGGTCGAGCAAGGCGCATGTCCGTCTCGTCGCCTGCCGCGGACACCGCGGTCACCGAGCGGTCCGAGGCCGGCTCACGGCCTGCCGCGTACATCGTTCCGGGGACGCGGCGACAAGCGGGGAACGGCCGAGGTGGGGCGCCCCGGCCTGTGAGTGCGCCGGGGCACCGGCATGCGGTGGGGTGGTGGGGTCAGTGGGAGCGCGGAGGTGCGGTCGAACCGCGGACGATCAGTTCGACGGGCGGGTCGTTCACCGGCGGCAGAGCGGTGTCGGGCCGCTCCATGGCGTGGACGAGGAGCCGGATCCCTTCGCTCGACGCGGCCTCGAAGGGCTGACGCACGGTGGTCAGGGGAGGAGAGACGTAGGCGAAGACGGGGTTGCCGTCTAAACCGACGACACTGACGTCCTCCGGCACCTGGCGCCCGGCTTCCCGCAGGGCATGGATCAGGCCGATGGCCATCTCGTCGCCCGCCGCGAACACCGCGGTCACCGAGCTGTCCGAGGCCAGCTCACGGCCCGCTGCGTAACCGGAGGCCGCAGACCAGTCACCGTTCAGAACCGGCGGTTCGTGCGCGTCACGGGCCGCCAGTGCCGCCCGCCATCCCTGGATGCGGTCCTTGGTGGCGTACCACCGCCGCGGCCCGGCGAGGTGATGGACGGTGGGATGCCCGAGGTCGAGCAGGTGTTCGGTTGCCGCGCGCGCCAGCTGATGGGCGCCCACGCCGACGGACAGTGTCCGGGCGGCAGCGAAGGCGGGGGGCGCTCCGAGGAACAGGACCGGCACGTCGACACCGAGCGGGACCTCTCCTTCGACGATGGGCTCGGAGACGACGACGCCGTCCACGCCCTGCTCCAGGAGTGATTCCACGGCGCCGGCGATGCTCCTCGGGTCGCCGTCCGGTGTGTTGACCACGCGCAGCGCGTAACCGGCGTCCCGTACGGCCTGCTCAATGCCCACGAGCAGGGAGGCGGTTCCGTATCCGGCGGTGCCCAGGGCGACCACACCGATGGAGCGGGTCCGTCCCGAGGCCAGCGCCCTGGCGGCATGGTTCAGCCGGTAGCCGAGCTCTTCGGCCGCCGCCAGGACGCGTCGGCGGGACTCGTCCGAGACGTAGGGCTCGTTGTTGAGGACCCGGGAAACCGTCTTGCGTGAGACGCCGGCCAGCCTGGCCACGTCCGCGCTGCGGGGCGCGGGGGAACCCACACCACGCTCCGCCTCTGCTGTCATGAAGTCTCCTCATGGCCGTGTGCCTACGTCGAGCGCGGTCAGTGACATGACCGCGCGGTCTGACCGCGCGGTCAAGGTCTACGCATCCATCGATCACCCGTCAAGGGTTCTCACAACGCCACTTGCCTCACGTGCGGCGGTCGTCAACGCCGAGGGCCGAGCGGAGCGAGGTGGCACACCTACCTGACGAAGGCGTATCCGATCCGCATAGCCGCAGCTCAGAGGCAGGATCCCCTTCCCCAGTGGTTCGATCGGCAGCCCGGCCGGCCCGGTCCGCCGCGCGCGTTGTGCGGCTTCCGGCCGGACCCGACCCGCCATGACTCGCCGAGCGCCAAGTCTTGACAGCGAGTCCACACAGCGTTCACGCTTCCTGGCGTCCGCCGATCGCACTTGTTCGATCGCGTTTGATTCTGGTCGATTCGACGACCGCCCCACCGCCGTACCCCCTTCCAGCTGACGTGCCGCGCTGGGCACCGCCAGCCCTGTCAGGAGTCGAAATGCACCATTCACCCCTCGGTCGGTCCATGTCTGGCACCAGCCGCCGCACCCTTCTCCGCGGACTCGGCGGAGCCGCGGCACTGGGTGCCGGCATCCCCCTCCTGAGTGCCTGCGCCGGCAGTTCCGCCTCGTCGGACACCAAGACCGTCACCGTCGGCTCCAACGCGTCCGACGCCGTCCCGAAGAAGGCGTACGGAGACGTCTACGCGGCCTTCACGAAGCAGTCCGGGATCGCGGTCGACATCAACACCAAGGACCACAACACGTTCCAGGAGTCGATCAACTCCTACCTCCAGGGCACGCCGGACGACGTGTTCCAGTGGTTCGCCGGCTACCGGATGCAGTTCTTCGCGGCCAAGGGGCTGGCCACCCCGATCGACGACGTGTGGAAGACGATCGGCGGCAACTTCCCCAGCGCCATGCACGACCTGAGCAAGGGGCGGGACGGCACGTACTACCTGGTGCCGCTGACGACGTCCCCGTGGGCGGTCTTCTACCGCAAGAGCGTCTTCCAGCAGTACGGCTACGAAGTCCCCACCACGTGGGACGCGTACGTCGCCCTGTGCAAGCAGATGAAGCAGGACGGGCTGGTCCCGATCGCCTTCGGCGACAAGGACGGCTGGCCGGCGATGGGCTCCTTCGACCAGATCAACGTCCGCCTCAACGGCTACGACTTCCACGTCGAGCTGATGGCGGGCAAGGCTTCGTGGACCGACGCGAAGGTCCGCAAGGTCTTCGACACCTGGGCCGAGACCCTTCCCTACCACCAGGAGGGCGCGGTCGGCCGTACCTGGCAGGACGCCGCCCAGACGCTGGCGGCGAAAAAGGCCGGCATGTACATGCTCGGCATGTTCGTGGCCCAGCAGTTCACCGACAAGGCGGCCCTGGACGACCTCGACTTCTTCGCCTTCCCCGAGATCGACCCGGCGTACGGGCAGGACACCGTCGAGGCGCCGACCGACGGCATCATGCTCAGCAAGGAGCCCAAGAACCACGCCGGCTCCGTCAAGCTGCTCGAGTTCCTGGGCACGGCCGAGGCCGAGGAGATCTACCTGAAGGCCGACCCGAGCCTGATCGCCGCCTCCTCCAAGGCCGACACCTCCGGCTACAGCGCCCTGCAGAAGAAGGCGTACGAGATGATCGGCGGCGCGAAGCACCTCACGCAGTTCATGGACCGCGACAGCCGGCCGGACTTCACCTCGACCGTAATGCAGCCGGCCCTGCAGAACTTCGTCCGCAACCCCAAGGACATCGACGGTCTGCTGTCCTCGATCGAGCGCCAGAAGAAGACGATCTTCGCGTCCGGCTGAGACCGGCCCTCCCTCCGAAGCGGATGAGCCACGACACCATGAGCTCCGAGACGACCACGAAGATCCCGGAGGCGGCCACCGCGCCGCCTCCGGGCACCACGACGCCGAAGCAGCGGGTCCCGCGGCGCCACCGGCGCCTGCTGACCCGCCGCGACCGGCTCACGCTCGGCCTGATGGCCGGCGTGCCGACGATCCTGCACGTGACCCTGGTCTGGGTCACCGCCCTCGCCTCCATCGCCCTGGCCTTCACCAGCTGGGACGGCATCGGCTTCGACTCCATCAAGTGGGTCGGACTCGACAACTTCACCCAACTGTTCAACGACAACCCGCAGTTCTGGCCGGCGGTCCAGCACAACGTCATCTGGTTCGTCGCGCTCATCCTGATCCCGACCCCGTTCGGGCTCTTCCTCGCGGTCCAGCTGGACAAGAGGATCCGCTTCAGCCGGGTCTACCAGACCGCCTACTTCCTGCCGGTCGTCGTGTCGCTGGCGGTCACCGGCTTCGTCTGGCAGCTCGTGTACAACCCCGACACGGGCCTGATCAACAGCCTCATCGGCGCCAACGAGCCCGGCCACTACATCGACTGGATCGGCGACCCGGACCTCAACCTCTGGGCCATCCTCATCGCCGCCTCCTGGCGGCACGCCGGTTACATGATGATCCTCTACCTGGCCGGCCTGAAAGGCGTCGACCCGGCCCTGCGGGAGGCCTCGTCGCTGGACGGCGCCAACGAGTGGCAGACGTTCAGGAACGTCGTCTTCCCGACCCTGCGCCCCACCAACACCGTCGTCCTCGTCGTGACGATCATCGAGGCGCTGCGCGCCTTCGACCTGGTCTTCGTCTTCAACAAGGGCGCCCAGGGCACCGAACTGCTCTCGATCCTGGTCACCAACAACATCATCGGCGAGTCCAGCCGCATCGGGTACGGCTCGGCCATCGCCGTCGTCCTCCTGGTGATCTCGCTCGTCGTGATCATCCCGTACCTGATCACAACCTTCCGCAAGGAGCGGCGCGCATGAGCACCCCCACCCTCGCGGCTCCACCGAAGCAGCGCACGCCCGTCCGCCCCGTCCGGATCCTGTTGCACACGTTCCTCGCCGTCACGGCCCTGGCCTGGCTCGCCCCGCTGCTGTGGGCCCTGTTCGCGGCGATGCGCCCGTACGCCGAGACCAGCGACAAGGGCTACGTCTCCTGGCCCGACGAGCTGAGCCTGGACAACTTCACCAGCGCCTTCACCCAGTCGGACATGCTGCACTACTTCGGGAACACGCTGCTGATCGCGGTCCCGGCCGTGCTGCTGACCCTGTTCCTGTCGTCGATGGTCGCCTTCTACGTCAGCCGCTTCGACTTCCGCGTGAACCTGTTCCTGCTCCTGGTCTTCACCGCGGGCAACCTGCTCCCGCAGCAGGTCATCATCACCCCGCTGTACCGGCTCTACCTGCTCATCGACCTGCCCGGCATCACCATGAGCGGCAAGCTGTACGACTCCGCGCTCGGCCTGGTCCTCATCCACGTGGCGTTCCAGTCGGGCTTCTGCGCCTTCGTACTGAGCAACTACATGCGCTCCCTCCCCCACGAGCTGACCGAGGCCGCCCTCGTCGACGGCGCCTCCGTGTGGCGGCTGTACTGGCAGATCGTGCTCCCGCTGTGCAAGCCCGCGATGGCCGCCCTGGCCACGCTGCTGTCCATCTGGATCTACAACGACTTCTTCTGGGCCATCGTGCTGATCTCCACCGGCGAGAACATGCCGATCACCTCCGCCCTGAACAACCTCTCCGGCCAGTACTTCACGGACCCCAACCTGGTCGCGGCCGGCGCCCTGCTCACCGCGATCCCCACGCTGATCGTGTACTTCGCGCTCCAGCGCCAGTTCGTCAGCGGCCTGACCCTGGGTGCCAACAAAGGCTGACGGCCCCACCAGTCATGACTCTCCTGCTACCTCCCGGAGCACCACCAGTGAGCACTGAACGCCGCCTCCGCCTGCCCGGTATCGCCTACGGCGGCGACTACAACCCCGAGCAGTGGCCCGAGGAGGTCTGGGCCGAGGACATGCGCCTGATGCGCGAGGCCGGGGTGACGATGGTCAGTGTCGGCATCTTCTCCTGGGCGCTGCTGGAACCCGCGGAAGGCGTCCACGACTTCTCCCGTATGGACCGCGTGCTGGACCTGCTCCAGCAGAACGGCATCGCCGCCGACCTCGCCACCCCGACCGCCGCCCCGCCCGCCTGGTTCTTCAGAGCCCACCCGGAGGCACTGCCGGTCGATCCCGACGGCCGCACCCTGTCCTACGGCAGCCGCCAGACCTTCTGCCCCAGCAGCCCCGCCTACCGCAAGGCGTCCCTGCGTATGGCGAACGTCCTCGCCGAGCGCTACGCCGACCACCCCGCCGTCGCGCTGTGGCACGTCCACAACGAGTACGGCTGCCACAACGCCGCCTGCTACTGCGACACAAGCGCGGAGGCGTTCCGCGACTGGCTGCGAGCGAAGTACGGCGGCGACCTGTCCGCACTCAACCACGCCTGGGGCACCGCCTTCTGGAGCCAGTGGTACTACGCGTGGGACGAGATCCTGCCGCCGCGCACCACCACGGCCCCTCCCAACCCCACCCACCGACTCGACTGGCGCCGGTTCTGTTCCGACGAACTGCTCTCGCTGTGCACCGCCGAGCGCGAGGTCCTGCGCCGGGCGGCTCCGGACATCCCGGCCACGACCAACTTCATGGTGCTGCCCACCTTCGACGCGCTCGACTACTGGCGCTGGGCACCCGAGTTGGACGTCCTCTCCAACGACCACTACCTGATGTCCGACGACCCCGAGCCCGAGATCGACATCGCACTCAGCGGCGACCTGATGCGGTCGCTGTCCGGCGGGCGTCCCTGGCTGCTCATGGAGCACTCCACGGGCGCCG carries:
- a CDS encoding sugar ABC transporter permease — its product is MSSETTTKIPEAATAPPPGTTTPKQRVPRRHRRLLTRRDRLTLGLMAGVPTILHVTLVWVTALASIALAFTSWDGIGFDSIKWVGLDNFTQLFNDNPQFWPAVQHNVIWFVALILIPTPFGLFLAVQLDKRIRFSRVYQTAYFLPVVVSLAVTGFVWQLVYNPDTGLINSLIGANEPGHYIDWIGDPDLNLWAILIAASWRHAGYMMILYLAGLKGVDPALREASSLDGANEWQTFRNVVFPTLRPTNTVVLVVTIIEALRAFDLVFVFNKGAQGTELLSILVTNNIIGESSRIGYGSAIAVVLLVISLVVIIPYLITTFRKERRA
- a CDS encoding carbohydrate ABC transporter permease — protein: MSTPTLAAPPKQRTPVRPVRILLHTFLAVTALAWLAPLLWALFAAMRPYAETSDKGYVSWPDELSLDNFTSAFTQSDMLHYFGNTLLIAVPAVLLTLFLSSMVAFYVSRFDFRVNLFLLLVFTAGNLLPQQVIITPLYRLYLLIDLPGITMSGKLYDSALGLVLIHVAFQSGFCAFVLSNYMRSLPHELTEAALVDGASVWRLYWQIVLPLCKPAMAALATLLSIWIYNDFFWAIVLISTGENMPITSALNNLSGQYFTDPNLVAAGALLTAIPTLIVYFALQRQFVSGLTLGANKG